In Synechococcus sp. Nb3U1, one DNA window encodes the following:
- the queA gene encoding tRNA preQ1(34) S-adenosylmethionine ribosyltransferase-isomerase QueA: protein MSDSPSQASELHPDLLTAAYDYTLPSERIAQTPVEPRDQARMLVVRRSRHEHRRFCDLPHSLRPGDLLVLNDTKVIPARLFGTRLPRDRDPQAGIPAATPKVEVLLLEPIQTGIPECIWRVLVKPGKRVKVGDRIQFWDPQGSTMPYRLEATIQALDASTGGRILQFEWAGAAVFETVLEQVGQIPFPPYIQSNQARPQDYQTVWARQPGSVAAPTAGLHFTQELLDRLAQAGIPTAYITLNIGLGTFRPVEVERVTEHQLHSEWLKVPAETVEAIQATQARGGRIIAVGTTVARSLETAAKTGSLQPWQGNSDLFIYPGYTWRVVQGLITNFHLPRSSLMMLVAALIGRQRLLDLYQEALEQEYRFYSFGDGMLILPQADE from the coding sequence ATGTCCGATTCCCCTTCGCAAGCCAGCGAGCTCCATCCTGATCTGCTCACTGCTGCCTACGATTACACACTTCCCTCTGAACGCATCGCCCAAACTCCTGTTGAGCCTAGGGATCAGGCGCGCATGTTGGTGGTGCGGAGAAGCCGCCATGAGCATCGGCGGTTTTGCGATCTGCCCCATTCTTTGCGGCCGGGAGATTTGCTGGTTCTGAACGATACGAAGGTCATACCCGCACGCTTGTTTGGCACAAGGCTGCCTCGAGACCGGGATCCCCAAGCCGGGATCCCGGCAGCTACGCCCAAGGTGGAGGTTTTGCTACTAGAACCCATTCAGACAGGAATCCCGGAATGTATCTGGCGGGTTTTGGTAAAACCGGGCAAACGGGTCAAGGTGGGGGATCGGATCCAATTTTGGGATCCCCAGGGCTCCACCATGCCCTATCGACTGGAAGCCACGATTCAAGCCCTGGATGCGAGCACGGGTGGGCGCATCCTCCAATTTGAGTGGGCAGGAGCGGCTGTATTTGAAACGGTCTTGGAGCAGGTGGGGCAGATCCCATTTCCGCCCTATATCCAGTCGAATCAAGCCCGTCCGCAGGACTACCAGACCGTGTGGGCCAGACAACCGGGATCCGTGGCGGCTCCTACTGCAGGGCTACATTTCACCCAAGAGCTATTGGATCGGTTGGCTCAAGCTGGGATCCCGACCGCCTATATCACCCTGAATATCGGGTTGGGCACCTTCCGTCCCGTCGAGGTGGAACGGGTGACGGAACATCAGCTGCACAGTGAGTGGCTCAAGGTTCCGGCAGAAACAGTGGAGGCGATTCAGGCAACCCAAGCCCGAGGGGGGCGGATCATCGCTGTCGGGACAACAGTGGCCCGCTCTCTGGAAACGGCGGCAAAAACGGGATCCCTGCAACCCTGGCAGGGGAACAGCGATCTTTTTATTTATCCCGGTTATACCTGGCGAGTCGTTCAGGGGCTGATCACCAATTTTCATCTGCCCCGCTCTAGTTTGATGATGTTGGTGGCGGCGCTGATCGGGCGGCAAAGACTTTTGGATTTATATCAGGAAGCCCTGGAACAGGAGTACCGCTTCTATTCCTTTGGAGATGGGATGTTGATCTTGCCCCAAGCAGATGAATAA